In the Bacillus sp. HSf4 genome, AGCTGCCGAGGAAACGGCACTTTATGCAGAAGGTGAGAAGGTCGGAGCGATTCCTGCCGGAGCAAACCGAAGCGCGGCTGAAACGGTATTTACGGTTTCGGTAGAGGACGGACGGCTTGATCTCGGCTGGCAAGGCTCGCCAAAGGTGTATGCCATCGAAATTTCGCATATGTATCAATTCGATTTCGGCAACGGACAAGCAGCCCCCGGATTTATCCCGGTTTCCGCCCAATCGGCTTATTCGCCTGAAAAAGGCTTCGGATTTGACGACTCATCCAAGGTATCCTGCACTGACCGCGGCACAAACGACCCGCTTCGCTCAGACTTCTGCATTCCCGACGGCACCGCGTTTTCTCTCGATCTGCCAAACGGAACATACGAAGTCAAGATCATAACTGGAGACGACCTGGCAAAAACAAATATGGATGTACGGGCGAACGGCATGCTTCAGCTTTATTCGTTTGGCGCCGGCGCCGGTTCTTACAACGAAAAAACGTTTCCGATTACGATTACAGACGGCCGCCTTTCCATCCAATGTCTGACGGCGAGAACACTGCCGCACATCAATGCCGTCATCATCACGAAAACGGCTTATCATGTAACAAACGACAAAACGACGGTTTTTCTGGCGGGCGACTCGACCGTATCCGACTATGAGCGGGGATACGCGCCAATGGCCGGCTGGGGGCAGTTTTTGGACGATTATTTTACGGGCGACATTGCCATCGATAATCAGGCCAAACGGGCGAGAAGCGCGAAAAGCTTTGTTGATGAACGTTCCCTTGATACGATTATGAACCGCATGAAGCGGGGGGATTATCTGTTGATCATGTTCGGTATTAATGACGCCGGCCCGGACCCGGCCCGCCATACAGATCCTTATACGACATTTCAGGATTATTTGCGAATCTATATCGAACGCACAAGAGAAAAAGGCGGCCATCCGGTGCTCGTCACTTCGCAGAGCAAGCGGACATTCAATGAAAACGGCGTTTTCTATAACAGCATCGGAGACTACCCTGAAGCGATGAGGCAGCTTGGGCGTCAGATGAATGTGCCCGTCATCGATCTGAACAAAAAAAGCATCGCCTTTTACAATGAAATCGGTGTTGAAGCGACGAAAAATGTGTTTATGTTTCTCGAGCCTGGAGAAAGTCCGAACTATCCGGACGGAATCGAAGACAGGGTTCATTTCCAAGAGTACGGGGCCA is a window encoding:
- a CDS encoding GDSL-type esterase/lipase family protein, whose amino-acid sequence is MKKYLRFTAALPLLILLLAGFIGLMHPQKAAAQTDRQLFLFDFGIGPAEEHYTKIGKTSIYKKDTGYGFSHGKGIKCKRTKSHETLRKDYCIVNDAAFLADLANGKYRITVFATAAEETALYAEGEKVGAIPAGANRSAAETVFTVSVEDGRLDLGWQGSPKVYAIEISHMYQFDFGNGQAAPGFIPVSAQSAYSPEKGFGFDDSSKVSCTDRGTNDPLRSDFCIPDGTAFSLDLPNGTYEVKIITGDDLAKTNMDVRANGMLQLYSFGAGAGSYNEKTFPITITDGRLSIQCLTARTLPHINAVIITKTAYHVTNDKTTVFLAGDSTVSDYERGYAPMAGWGQFLDDYFTGDIAIDNQAKRARSAKSFVDERSLDTIMNRMKRGDYLLIMFGINDAGPDPARHTDPYTTFQDYLRIYIERTREKGGHPVLVTSQSKRTFNENGVFYNSIGDYPEAMRQLGRQMNVPVIDLNKKSIAFYNEIGVEATKNVFMFLEPGESPNYPDGIEDRVHFQEYGANQLARLVTEEIADLNLYPLKRELKKSF